One Nerophis ophidion isolate RoL-2023_Sa linkage group LG23, RoL_Noph_v1.0, whole genome shotgun sequence genomic window carries:
- the LOC133541176 gene encoding retinal cone rhodopsin-sensitive cGMP 3',5'-cyclic phosphodiesterase subunit gamma-like: protein MNAAPPASSALAPGGSTGPTTPKKGPPKFKQRQTRTFKSKAPKPGQKGFGDDIPGMEGLGTDITVVCPWEAFGDMELSDLAKYGII from the exons ATGAACGCCGCCCCCCCAGCATCGAGCGCCCTGGCCCCCGGCGGAAGCACGGGCCCCACCACGCCCAAGAAGGGCCCGCCCAAGTTCAAGCAGAGGCAGACCCGCACCTTCAAGAGCAAGGCCCCCAAACCGGGACAGAAGGG CTTTGGGGACGACATCCCGGGCATGGAGGGTCTGGGCACCGACATCACGGTGGTCTGCCCATGGGAGGCCTTCGGAGACATGGAGCTCAGCGACCTGGCCAAATACGGCATCATCTAA